In Brevibacillus brevis NBRC 100599, a single genomic region encodes these proteins:
- a CDS encoding metal ABC transporter ATP-binding protein: MEPHKQEVPVIKLTGVSFQYEDKQVLDEVEFTLERGDFVGIVGPNGSGKSTLMKLILGLLTPNKGTVELFGQPLSKFREWNRIGYVAQQVAHGAGGFPATVREVVSSGLVGKVGLFRRLTKQHHENVRAAVERVGLLEKLDQRIGNLSGGQLQRVFIARALVAEPELLILDEPTVGVDQESIDQFYSLLRSLKEENGLTMMIVSHDVGVMSQWVTKVACVQKKIHFHGTAHDFEHNQDKILQSMYGDSVRLLSHHH, translated from the coding sequence ATGGAACCACATAAACAAGAGGTGCCAGTTATTAAGCTCACAGGCGTCTCCTTTCAATATGAAGACAAACAGGTTCTCGATGAGGTTGAATTCACACTGGAACGCGGAGACTTTGTGGGCATCGTCGGACCGAACGGATCAGGAAAATCTACGCTGATGAAGCTGATTTTGGGTCTGTTGACGCCAAACAAAGGGACAGTCGAGCTGTTCGGGCAACCGCTATCCAAGTTTCGTGAATGGAATCGCATTGGATACGTCGCTCAACAGGTCGCGCATGGAGCTGGTGGGTTTCCGGCGACAGTCCGAGAAGTCGTTTCTTCTGGATTGGTCGGCAAAGTGGGCCTTTTTCGCAGACTGACGAAACAGCATCATGAGAATGTTCGGGCTGCGGTGGAGCGTGTCGGCTTGCTGGAAAAGCTGGATCAACGAATCGGCAACTTGTCCGGTGGGCAATTGCAGCGCGTATTCATAGCGCGAGCTCTCGTGGCTGAACCGGAGCTGTTGATTCTTGATGAGCCAACAGTCGGAGTCGATCAGGAATCGATCGATCAATTTTACAGCTTGCTTCGTTCGCTGAAGGAAGAGAACGGATTGACGATGATGATCGTCAGCCACGATGTGGGAGTCATGTCTCAATGGGTGACCAAGGTGGCTTGTGTGCAGAAGAAAATTCACTTCCACGGAACAGCGCACGATTTTGAGCACAACCAGGACAAAATCTTGCAAAGTATGTACGGTGATTCGGTCAGACTGCTGTCTCATCATCATTAA
- a CDS encoding metal ABC transporter permease, translated as MLADWWQYDFLRYTLFSGILIGLICPILGTFLIVRRLSMMADGLSHVTLSGVAAGMLISKKVAFFSLVNPLFFGMLFAVIGSLFIERLRKVYKAYQDLAIPIILSAGLGLFTVLISIADGFNADLYSYLFGKIVTVSIEDLYALIGVAVVVLGTVVLIYKELFAVSFDEEFARVSGVARRSINLLFMVLVALTIAASMRIVGVLLISALITLPVAASLQIAKSFRQTIYLSILFAEFSVLSGLYFAYLLDWASGGTIVLMAVLVMLVVLGVKKLRVAFR; from the coding sequence ATGCTTGCTGATTGGTGGCAGTATGACTTTTTGCGGTATACCCTGTTTTCAGGGATTTTAATTGGTCTGATTTGCCCTATTTTGGGCACGTTTCTCATTGTTCGTCGCTTGTCGATGATGGCAGATGGCTTGTCACACGTCACACTGTCTGGTGTAGCTGCCGGGATGCTCATTTCCAAAAAGGTCGCCTTTTTCTCCCTCGTCAATCCGCTGTTTTTCGGGATGTTGTTTGCGGTGATCGGTTCGTTGTTCATTGAGCGGTTGCGTAAGGTGTACAAAGCGTATCAGGATTTGGCGATTCCGATTATTTTATCTGCGGGGCTTGGGCTGTTTACGGTATTGATCAGTATCGCAGACGGTTTTAATGCAGATTTGTATTCGTACTTGTTCGGAAAAATCGTGACAGTATCCATCGAAGACCTGTATGCACTGATTGGTGTGGCAGTTGTCGTTTTAGGGACAGTCGTGTTGATTTACAAGGAGCTTTTCGCGGTCTCTTTTGACGAGGAATTCGCTCGCGTCTCCGGCGTGGCAAGGCGTTCGATCAACCTGTTGTTTATGGTGCTCGTCGCTCTGACGATTGCGGCTTCCATGCGTATTGTCGGTGTCCTGTTAATCTCGGCGCTGATTACGCTTCCGGTAGCGGCTAGTCTGCAAATCGCAAAAAGCTTTCGTCAGACGATTTACTTGTCGATTTTGTTCGCGGAGTTTTCCGTGCTGAGCGGTTTGTATTTTGCCTATCTCCTTGATTGGGCATCTGGTGGTACAATTGTACTGATGGCAGTACTGGTTATGCTGGTTGTATTGGGTGTAAAAAAGCTGCGGGTCGCTTTCCGATAA
- a CDS encoding Fur family transcriptional regulator has protein sequence MKVEEALQILKEHGFKYTGKREEMIRICATEKRYLSAKDIMERIKEQYPTLSFDTVYRNISTFVELGILEETELDGEGRFRLACSTDGHHHHHVICTECGKTSSLPGCPMNIISAVPEEFQVTGHKFEVYGTCKECVTHSN, from the coding sequence ATGAAAGTAGAAGAAGCGCTGCAAATATTGAAAGAACATGGTTTCAAGTATACCGGCAAGCGGGAGGAGATGATTCGAATCTGCGCAACCGAGAAGCGATACCTGTCTGCCAAGGATATTATGGAACGAATCAAGGAGCAGTATCCAACACTCAGCTTCGATACCGTCTATCGCAACATTTCCACTTTTGTTGAGCTGGGGATTCTGGAGGAGACGGAGTTAGATGGGGAAGGCAGATTCCGTTTGGCCTGTTCGACAGATGGACACCATCATCACCATGTGATTTGTACGGAATGTGGAAAGACTTCTTCTTTGCCAGGATGTCCGATGAATATCATTTCCGCAGTACCGGAAGAGTTTCAGGTGACGGGGCACAAGTTCGAGGTATATGGCACGTGTAAAGAATGTGTAACGCATTCGAATTAA
- the nadB gene encoding L-aspartate oxidase, with the protein MIPRYIVDFDLHTLPRMRADVAVIGAGIAGLYTALQTSEYADVVLISKKGLDDSNTRWAQGGIAAVTAQSDSPALHRQDTLIAGAGLCSYNAVEVLVHEGPDRLHELIAYGTEFDRDEQGEYELTQEGAHSKRRILHANGDATGAEIVRALSKRLMEQPNIQVLEYHFAVDVITQDGECVGVLVRKPDGELFFLEAKATVLATGGAGQLYRYTTNPQIATADGIGIAYRAGARIKDVEFIQFHPTALYYPGAPRFLISEAVRGEGAILRNSNGDRFMDKYHPQKELAPRDIVARAIVSEMEQTKSTFVYLDITHESEELIKRRFPTIYNFCLQYGLNMVTDWIPVAPACHYIMGGVQTDLNGETSTSRLFACGEASCTGVHGANRLASNSLSEAVVFGHRIAERIKQLADLPSIHPFEVVSKQKLPQTFNTREQRLKMQKLMLRHVSVKRDDKGLTKALAELARMEQYYQYEPESLETFEFFNLLNAAVLTTRAALLREESRGGHYRTDFPNKDDLVWRKHLIQSVEDGVQEECEKHDVE; encoded by the coding sequence ATGATTCCCCGTTATATTGTGGACTTTGATTTGCACACCTTACCCCGGATGAGGGCAGATGTAGCTGTTATTGGCGCAGGGATTGCTGGGTTGTATACGGCGTTGCAAACGAGTGAGTATGCGGATGTGGTGTTGATCAGCAAGAAGGGACTCGATGATAGTAATACACGCTGGGCTCAGGGAGGAATCGCTGCTGTAACAGCCCAATCGGATTCTCCCGCCCTTCATCGACAGGATACGTTAATCGCTGGAGCAGGTCTTTGCTCGTATAACGCTGTGGAAGTACTGGTGCATGAAGGTCCTGATCGCTTGCATGAACTGATTGCATACGGAACGGAATTTGACCGCGATGAACAAGGGGAGTATGAGCTGACACAGGAAGGCGCGCATAGCAAACGGCGAATTTTGCATGCGAACGGAGATGCCACTGGGGCAGAAATCGTCCGTGCTTTGTCCAAGCGTTTGATGGAGCAGCCAAACATTCAGGTTTTGGAATATCATTTTGCGGTGGATGTTATCACGCAGGATGGCGAATGCGTAGGAGTCCTCGTGCGGAAGCCGGATGGCGAACTGTTTTTCCTGGAAGCCAAAGCAACGGTGCTGGCTACAGGAGGCGCGGGTCAGCTTTACCGTTACACAACGAATCCGCAAATCGCTACCGCAGATGGGATCGGCATCGCATATCGGGCGGGCGCTCGAATTAAAGATGTGGAATTTATCCAGTTTCATCCGACTGCGCTTTACTATCCGGGAGCCCCGCGCTTTTTGATTTCGGAAGCCGTTCGTGGGGAGGGTGCCATTTTGCGTAACAGCAATGGAGATCGGTTCATGGACAAGTACCATCCGCAAAAAGAGCTGGCGCCGCGTGATATTGTCGCCAGGGCGATTGTCTCTGAGATGGAACAGACGAAGTCTACGTTCGTGTATCTCGACATTACCCACGAATCGGAGGAGCTTATTAAGCGGCGTTTTCCGACGATTTATAATTTTTGCTTACAATACGGGCTCAATATGGTGACAGATTGGATTCCAGTAGCTCCTGCCTGCCATTATATTATGGGTGGGGTCCAGACTGACTTGAACGGGGAGACATCGACGAGCCGGCTTTTTGCATGTGGGGAAGCTTCCTGCACAGGGGTACATGGAGCGAATCGACTGGCCAGCAACTCGTTATCGGAAGCGGTTGTATTCGGTCACCGGATCGCGGAGCGGATCAAGCAGCTGGCTGATTTGCCGAGCATTCATCCCTTCGAGGTTGTTTCCAAGCAAAAACTGCCCCAAACGTTCAATACACGTGAACAGCGATTGAAAATGCAAAAGCTCATGCTGCGGCATGTTAGTGTGAAGCGTGACGATAAGGGATTAACGAAAGCACTAGCAGAGCTTGCGCGAATGGAGCAATACTACCAGTATGAGCCTGAGAGTCTGGAAACGTTTGAATTCTTCAATCTGTTGAATGCTGCCGTCCTGACAACGAGAGCGGCACTTTTGCGGGAAGAAAGCAGAGGTGGGCATTATCGTACTGATTTTCCGAATAAAGACGACTTGGTGTGGCGTAAGCATTTGATCCAGTCTGTAGAAGATGGTGTCCAAGAGGAGTGTGAGAAGCATGATGTGGAATAA
- the nadC gene encoding carboxylating nicotinate-nucleotide diphosphorylase codes for MMWNKRELQRKIEEWLQEDVGFGDVTTMSTIPESEQGVGILYAKEAGIVAGLPIAEQVFATVDSTLVFEAKVEEGARVEVGQQIAEVSGSVRSILSGERLALNLMQRLSGIATKTSEYATAVAGTKARVVDTRKTTPGLRALEKYAVRVGGGYNHRFALYDAVMIKDNHIKGAGGIAQAVAAARAVIPHTMTVEVEAESFEQVQEALAAGADTIMLDNMSLDQMVEAVQFINGRAVVEASGGVSLETIGDIAKTGVDIISVGALTHSVKAFDISLDLNTRKR; via the coding sequence ATGATGTGGAATAAACGGGAGCTTCAGCGAAAAATAGAGGAATGGCTACAGGAAGACGTGGGATTTGGTGATGTGACGACCATGAGCACGATTCCTGAATCGGAACAGGGTGTCGGCATTTTATATGCGAAGGAAGCGGGAATCGTGGCAGGCTTGCCGATTGCGGAGCAAGTATTTGCCACGGTTGATTCTACCCTCGTTTTTGAGGCAAAAGTAGAAGAAGGAGCACGAGTGGAGGTTGGTCAGCAGATCGCCGAAGTCAGCGGCTCAGTTCGTTCGATTTTGAGCGGAGAACGACTCGCCCTTAATTTAATGCAACGTTTGTCTGGGATTGCCACGAAAACGAGTGAATACGCAACGGCCGTTGCAGGGACGAAGGCACGAGTTGTCGATACGAGAAAGACGACGCCAGGCCTCAGGGCTTTGGAAAAGTACGCAGTTCGAGTCGGGGGAGGCTACAATCACCGTTTTGCCTTGTATGATGCCGTGATGATCAAGGACAATCATATCAAAGGAGCGGGCGGTATCGCACAAGCTGTTGCAGCGGCACGCGCGGTTATTCCTCATACGATGACAGTAGAGGTAGAGGCCGAATCATTCGAACAGGTTCAGGAGGCATTGGCAGCAGGTGCCGATACGATCATGCTCGACAATATGTCCCTCGATCAAATGGTGGAAGCCGTGCAGTTTATCAATGGACGGGCCGTTGTCGAGGCATCTGGCGGTGTGAGTCTGGAGACGATTGGTGACATTGCAAAAACAGGCGTAGATATTATTTCGGTAGGGGCGCTGACTCATTCTGTCAAAGCGTTTGATATCAGCCTCGATCTGAATACGCGCAAGCGGTAA
- a CDS encoding type III pantothenate kinase: MLLVIDIGNSNIVLGLYEGDELQHHWRVSTDRNKTEDEYGMLVKSLFGSVGLGFEQVRGVIISSVVPPLNLTIERMCGKYMQQKALIIGPGIKTGLNIKYEYPREVGSDRIVNAVAAIHHYGAPLIVVDFGTATTFCYVDERAQYWGGAIAPGIGISTEALFTRAAKLPRIEITKPASVVGRNTIAAMQAGIFYGFVGQVEGIVRRIMDEYGTQPTVVATGGLASLFANETSCIHVVDQNLTLKGLRLIYERNQS, from the coding sequence ATGTTATTGGTGATCGATATAGGCAACTCCAATATTGTGTTGGGCTTGTATGAAGGCGACGAGCTCCAACACCATTGGAGAGTGTCCACGGATCGTAACAAAACGGAAGACGAGTACGGCATGCTCGTCAAAAGCTTGTTTGGTAGTGTGGGGCTTGGCTTTGAACAGGTGAGAGGCGTCATTATCTCGTCTGTCGTGCCACCTTTAAACCTCACGATTGAACGTATGTGCGGGAAGTACATGCAACAAAAAGCACTGATTATCGGACCGGGTATCAAGACGGGACTGAACATCAAGTATGAGTATCCGCGAGAGGTAGGTTCCGATCGAATCGTGAACGCTGTTGCTGCGATTCATCATTATGGCGCACCACTTATTGTTGTCGATTTCGGTACGGCGACGACCTTTTGCTATGTGGATGAGCGGGCGCAGTATTGGGGCGGGGCGATTGCTCCCGGTATTGGGATATCGACCGAGGCACTCTTTACCCGTGCTGCCAAGCTGCCGCGAATCGAAATCACCAAGCCTGCAAGTGTAGTCGGGCGCAATACGATAGCGGCGATGCAGGCCGGCATTTTCTATGGGTTCGTCGGACAGGTCGAGGGCATTGTACGCAGAATTATGGATGAATACGGTACGCAGCCTACCGTAGTTGCTACGGGAGGGCTGGCCTCTCTTTTTGCGAATGAGACCTCTTGTATCCATGTCGTGGATCAGAATCTTACGCTAAAAGGACTACGTCTGATCTACGAGCGGAATCAATCATAG
- a CDS encoding GNAT family N-acetyltransferase, which translates to MTSIRLATPQDIPAVCTIDAIVIGSTSRSSELQEAIEKGHCYLALIDKNIVGFAIINQSFFKNSFIHLLIVHPHYQNRGVGEEMMRYLETISPTEKLFTSTNLSNERMQRLCLKLGYVHCGTLTHLDQDDPEMFFCKYVRQSL; encoded by the coding sequence ATGACCTCGATCCGTCTAGCTACTCCTCAAGACATTCCTGCTGTCTGTACGATTGATGCAATCGTTATTGGTTCAACCAGTCGTTCATCTGAACTTCAAGAAGCCATCGAAAAAGGGCATTGCTATTTGGCGTTAATCGACAAGAATATCGTCGGTTTTGCCATCATCAATCAATCGTTTTTTAAGAACAGCTTTATTCATCTACTCATTGTTCACCCTCACTATCAGAACCGAGGCGTTGGCGAGGAGATGATGCGTTATCTGGAAACGATCTCCCCTACGGAGAAATTGTTCACTTCTACTAACCTTTCCAACGAAAGAATGCAACGCCTCTGCCTAAAGCTCGGATACGTTCACTGCGGAACCCTGACTCACCTAGATCAAGATGATCCTGAAATGTTTTTCTGCAAATACGTGCGCCAGTCGCTATGA
- the cpaB gene encoding Flp pilus assembly protein CpaB: MSIHPLRLLAILLFATCIGVATYIILKPHQVTYIQLRSTVEKESGQLLEARDMEPLTLRLGGIFQQPIAPIPGLIPWEEGQSLVGLAFTRQVKGGRPLLKSDLEQTSNAQGSGVITEKMTGMSIPIDNVAGVSPHVSSGERVHVYASFEDETGAHSGLLLQNMPIIGIQREMEGDHPNLVAVTLSLTRDEAVLLTHALHYGKIRLGLAAVKDEGNPGIGDVKFASELMKTKTRWGIKKEEHE, from the coding sequence ATGTCTATACATCCGTTACGACTATTGGCTATATTGCTTTTCGCTACATGTATAGGTGTAGCGACCTACATCATTTTGAAGCCGCATCAAGTGACCTATATTCAATTGCGATCAACAGTGGAAAAAGAAAGTGGCCAATTACTTGAAGCAAGGGATATGGAACCATTAACACTGAGACTGGGAGGGATCTTTCAGCAACCCATTGCCCCAATTCCAGGTTTGATTCCATGGGAGGAAGGACAGAGTCTTGTCGGTTTAGCATTCACCCGTCAAGTGAAGGGTGGCCGACCGTTATTGAAAAGTGATTTGGAGCAAACCAGTAATGCGCAAGGCAGCGGAGTGATCACAGAAAAAATGACAGGTATGAGCATTCCCATAGACAATGTTGCAGGAGTTTCACCGCATGTATCAAGCGGAGAAAGGGTGCACGTCTATGCTTCCTTTGAAGATGAGACAGGAGCACATTCCGGACTGCTGCTGCAAAACATGCCGATCATTGGCATTCAACGCGAAATGGAAGGCGATCATCCCAATCTGGTAGCTGTGACTCTCTCCCTGACACGTGATGAGGCTGTTCTGCTAACACACGCACTTCATTATGGAAAAATCAGATTGGGCTTGGCTGCAGTAAAGGATGAGGGAAATCCAGGAATAGGAGACGTAAAATTCGCTTCAGAGTTAATGAAGACGAAAACTCGCTGGGGTATTAAAAAGGAGGAGCACGAGTGA
- a CDS encoding AAA family ATPase, which yields MKRRLLIVDDDRDSVRLLKAQLINSRWIEVCGEALGVEEAWAKLQANQPHLVLLGGIKGTERGVLCQQFRLAFPHLSFIAACSSNELMWEPFFRNLGLWVIAKPIEPGQIEALAMMIQPPGMVAEAAPQQHQYVIQEQTRSYPSQQPSISEPITDSLVPEMTRPKQLITVYGPKGGVGKTFISRELAIFFSMQKNEGVPLRVIAVDFNLDLGTFATTLNLPRTPNLFTWVKDLDAQLHSFIQDQGKDPYSISSEEWQEYAQALPLSPQHIEKYVVAHPDTGLHVLTSPRDIRQSFEIRDYHLYLILETLKQSNYDVILIDTAPDTTDATIQALFFAEHVVMVGNPVVDSIENIQRLLKLLREAEYPEERIQICMNRLQRKEMFTLDEIRAYFQLLPSKKIFSIPDDVEVKKSINTGTPVMLQSGRIPAKEAIETLGKALFPVDGEQMKAAEKEKQKEKTSLFKWLWG from the coding sequence GTGAAAAGGCGTTTGCTCATAGTAGATGATGATCGTGATTCAGTTCGTTTGTTAAAGGCGCAACTTATAAACAGTAGATGGATTGAAGTGTGCGGGGAAGCACTCGGAGTGGAAGAGGCATGGGCAAAATTACAGGCAAACCAACCCCATTTGGTGTTGCTGGGTGGTATAAAGGGAACGGAAAGAGGTGTGTTGTGTCAGCAATTTCGGCTAGCCTTTCCTCATCTTTCATTTATTGCTGCTTGCTCAAGCAATGAACTGATGTGGGAGCCATTTTTCCGGAACTTAGGCCTATGGGTTATTGCCAAGCCCATTGAACCAGGGCAAATCGAAGCGTTAGCCATGATGATACAGCCTCCAGGTATGGTAGCAGAAGCTGCGCCTCAACAACACCAGTATGTAATCCAGGAACAAACCAGGAGCTATCCGAGTCAGCAGCCTTCGATCTCCGAGCCGATCACGGATAGTTTAGTTCCTGAAATGACTCGTCCTAAACAGCTTATTACTGTTTACGGTCCCAAAGGTGGCGTAGGAAAAACATTTATTTCTCGTGAGCTAGCGATTTTCTTTTCCATGCAAAAAAACGAGGGCGTCCCATTGCGGGTTATCGCTGTTGACTTCAATCTTGATCTCGGTACTTTTGCGACTACTTTGAATCTCCCCCGTACCCCTAATCTTTTTACGTGGGTAAAGGATCTTGATGCTCAATTGCATTCGTTTATTCAGGATCAAGGAAAAGACCCGTATTCCATTAGCAGTGAGGAATGGCAGGAATACGCACAAGCCTTGCCGTTATCTCCCCAACATATCGAGAAATATGTGGTTGCTCATCCTGATACAGGCTTGCATGTACTTACGTCCCCCCGTGATATTCGGCAAAGCTTTGAAATCCGTGACTATCATTTATATCTAATTCTCGAAACGTTAAAACAGAGCAACTATGACGTCATTCTTATTGATACGGCTCCTGATACAACAGATGCAACGATTCAAGCTCTGTTTTTTGCAGAGCATGTCGTGATGGTGGGAAATCCGGTGGTAGACTCCATTGAAAATATTCAACGATTGCTGAAACTGTTGAGAGAAGCAGAGTACCCAGAAGAACGCATTCAAATTTGCATGAATCGTTTGCAGAGGAAAGAAATGTTTACCTTAGATGAAATTCGTGCCTATTTCCAGCTTCTCCCCAGCAAAAAAATTTTCTCCATACCTGATGATGTGGAAGTGAAAAAATCGATTAACACAGGAACGCCAGTCATGCTCCAGTCAGGGAGAATTCCGGCCAAAGAAGCCATTGAGACATTAGGAAAAGCACTGTTTCCCGTAGATGGGGAGCAAATGAAGGCTGCTGAAAAAGAGAAACAAAAAGAGAAAACATCTCTCTTCAAATGGTTATGGGGATAA
- a CDS encoding CpaF family protein, with protein MFDKKQLLGISNQVRPAQELRSAGRGTAGVPATLHEKMQAPDHERTNEKWVGTDRETSIRTQIVEKYGKRLWEEKHSSLFMDELTADIRMLLESQTTLTSIQMEAEVKRLLHSLTGWGPLDALLEDNDITEILFHRYNYLVIERKSTGRLESPEIAVFRDEEELLRLLEQIAATMGREFNETKAELHTQLPDGSRVAATHRSISPDGHMLTIRKHRELLSESDYLRYGSICEPMLLFLNRAVRLSRASGIVSGGTGSGKTHMLNLISQYVPDHLSIITIEDVLEMKLQHPFVRRFLAKPANYEGKGGFSIKDCVRLSLRKRPDVIMVGETRGGEIVDMLWAMNTDHPGSWSTAHANSPRALVDSTLPILFGKADEGYSAEERNLMIGSALDLIVQVKRFEEDGSRKVVAITEVVGTGQSHEEWIKRACNIKQVLPDRVYLQDIYVYEVTGVENGRVKGHFKWTGYRPERLIKRWLEKGLSREEIDRVFFTTPIPL; from the coding sequence ATGTTCGATAAAAAACAGTTACTAGGCATTTCAAATCAAGTCCGCCCTGCGCAAGAATTACGATCAGCGGGGAGGGGAACGGCGGGAGTTCCTGCGACGCTTCACGAAAAAATGCAAGCTCCGGATCATGAGCGGACGAATGAAAAATGGGTTGGGACAGATAGAGAAACATCGATTCGTACCCAGATTGTTGAGAAATACGGAAAGCGATTATGGGAGGAAAAACATTCTTCACTCTTTATGGATGAGCTGACGGCAGATATTCGAATGCTGCTGGAGTCGCAAACCACGCTGACATCCATACAAATGGAAGCAGAAGTAAAACGGCTGCTACATTCTTTGACGGGGTGGGGCCCATTAGACGCTTTATTAGAGGATAACGACATCACGGAGATTCTTTTTCATCGCTATAACTATCTCGTCATTGAAAGAAAAAGTACTGGTCGTCTTGAATCTCCGGAGATTGCTGTTTTTCGCGATGAGGAAGAGCTGCTGCGCTTATTAGAACAGATTGCAGCGACAATGGGACGTGAGTTTAATGAAACGAAAGCAGAGCTGCATACACAGCTTCCAGACGGTTCCCGGGTTGCTGCTACGCATCGTTCTATTTCTCCCGATGGTCATATGCTCACGATTAGAAAGCACCGTGAGCTACTCAGTGAGTCCGATTATTTACGGTACGGTTCCATTTGCGAGCCGATGCTTCTCTTTTTAAACAGAGCCGTCCGTTTATCTCGCGCATCTGGCATTGTCAGTGGAGGAACAGGCTCAGGCAAGACACACATGCTCAATCTCATCTCCCAATATGTCCCTGATCATTTAAGTATTATTACGATCGAGGATGTTTTGGAGATGAAGCTTCAGCATCCTTTTGTGCGCAGATTTTTAGCGAAACCTGCGAATTACGAGGGGAAGGGTGGGTTTTCGATCAAGGATTGTGTTCGCTTGTCTTTGCGAAAAAGGCCGGATGTCATTATGGTCGGTGAGACACGCGGTGGAGAAATCGTAGATATGCTTTGGGCGATGAATACGGACCACCCTGGTAGCTGGAGCACAGCGCACGCAAACTCACCGCGAGCTTTGGTCGATTCAACATTGCCCATTTTATTTGGAAAAGCAGATGAAGGGTATAGTGCTGAAGAGCGCAACTTAATGATCGGTTCAGCACTGGATTTAATTGTTCAAGTAAAACGTTTTGAAGAAGATGGTAGTCGCAAGGTGGTAGCGATAACGGAGGTAGTGGGGACGGGTCAATCGCATGAAGAATGGATAAAGCGAGCCTGCAACATTAAACAGGTTCTCCCTGATCGGGTGTATTTGCAGGATATATACGTGTACGAAGTAACAGGGGTAGAAAATGGGAGAGTAAAGGGTCACTTCAAATGGACAGGCTATCGCCCAGAGCGACTGATTAAGCGATGGCTAGAGAAAGGCCTGTCTCGAGAGGAGATTGATCGCGTCTTTTTCACCACACCAATACCGCTATAG
- a CDS encoding type II secretion system F family protein, with product MDISLPVAIGMGMAILLLILPNKLYMREPTGKHEIVEVLQQDRKTIWKKFEERLAKSRSGWGVNQYVTLSFLLGIASFGVSSQILQSWWMALPALLAGILFTERLVSVWGARRKEDFEAGNVKAIRLMASSLRTSPSYLHAFEQVATSPFLSEIVLEEYRRIVELLRAQVPLEHVMNRFFERTGSADVKYLATIVHIQREMGGDMAKTLDLAASSILRRRQSLRRQKAAMAQIVAQVNLLSVMPFVFVIALYVNNPNHFDPLTATIGGRFLILGSLASILIGGEAIRFVAHKSISRGA from the coding sequence ATGGACATTAGCTTACCTGTTGCAATCGGGATGGGGATGGCCATCCTGTTATTGATCTTGCCCAACAAATTGTATATGCGAGAACCGACGGGGAAGCACGAAATCGTAGAAGTGTTGCAACAGGACAGAAAAACGATTTGGAAGAAGTTTGAGGAGAGGTTGGCGAAATCGCGCTCAGGGTGGGGGGTAAACCAGTATGTAACCCTCTCTTTTTTATTGGGGATCGCGTCATTTGGTGTGAGTAGTCAGATCTTGCAGTCTTGGTGGATGGCATTGCCGGCTTTGCTGGCAGGGATTTTGTTTACCGAACGGTTAGTGAGTGTATGGGGGGCCCGTCGAAAGGAAGATTTCGAAGCAGGCAATGTAAAAGCGATTCGACTCATGGCCAGTTCTTTACGTACTTCTCCATCGTATTTGCATGCGTTTGAACAGGTAGCTACTAGTCCATTTTTATCAGAAATCGTATTAGAGGAATACAGGCGTATTGTAGAGCTATTGCGGGCACAAGTCCCATTAGAGCACGTAATGAATCGATTCTTTGAACGCACAGGATCAGCAGATGTCAAATATTTAGCGACCATTGTCCACATTCAACGTGAGATGGGCGGAGATATGGCCAAAACGCTCGATTTGGCTGCCTCTTCGATATTACGGCGCAGACAGTCGCTCCGTAGACAAAAAGCAGCTATGGCACAGATTGTTGCACAAGTGAATTTACTAAGCGTCATGCCGTTTGTTTTTGTCATTGCGTTGTATGTGAATAATCCCAATCATTTCGACCCACTTACGGCCACAATTGGGGGACGGTTTCTTATTTTGGGAAGCTTGGCTTCTATTTTAATTGGGGGAGAAGCAATTCGTTTTGTTGCGCATAAAAGCATAAGCAGGGGAGCATAG